A genomic window from Diospyros lotus cultivar Yz01 chromosome 2, ASM1463336v1, whole genome shotgun sequence includes:
- the LOC127794493 gene encoding embryo-specific protein ATS3B-like isoform X1: MSKSVRAVLFLAPILFIVAISEAQSIILQPQSLSSDLSVNINDTLLLQSSSSCSYTVTIKTSCSSPQYTRDHISLSFGDAYGYQVYAPGLDDPASGTFERCSVDTYEISGSCLYQVCYLYLYRSGYDGWRPESVQVCSYNTGCDTFYYNTLIPNNVWYGFNYCGRSAAAAALASPSTMNKWLPHALQLLFCFRCWKSLLG, encoded by the exons ATGAGCAAATCAGTGCGGGCTGTTCTCTTCCTTGCACCGATCTTATTCATCGTCGCCATCTCCGAAGCTCAATCGATCATTCTTCAGCCTCAATCTCTGTCATCCGACTTATCCGTCAATATCAACGACACTCTG CTTTTGCAGAGTTCTTCGAGCTGTTCTTACACGGTGACTATCAAGACGAGCTGCTCTTCTCCTCAGTACACGAGAGATCACATCAGTCTCTCCTTCGGCGACGCTTATGGCTATCAG GTGTACGCGCCGGGGCTGGATGATCCGGCGTCGGGGACGTTTGAGCGGTGTTCGGTGGACACGTACGAGATAAGCGGCTCGTGCTTGTACCAGGTGTGTTATCTGTATCTGTACAGGAGCGGATACGACGGCTGGCGGCCGGAGTCGGTGCAGGTGTGCAGCTATAACACCGGCTGCGACACCTTCTACTACAACACTTTGATTCCGAACAACGTCTGGTATGGCTTCAACTACTGCGGCCgatccgccgccgccgccgctttGGCTTCACCGTCCACGATGAACAAGTGGCTTCCGCACGCCCTCCAGCTcctgttttgcttccgctgctGGAAATCTCTCTTGGGTTAG
- the LOC127794493 gene encoding embryo-specific protein ATS3B-like isoform X2 has protein sequence MSKSVRAVLFLAPILFIVAISEAQSIILQPQSLSSDLSVNINDTLSSSSCSYTVTIKTSCSSPQYTRDHISLSFGDAYGYQVYAPGLDDPASGTFERCSVDTYEISGSCLYQVCYLYLYRSGYDGWRPESVQVCSYNTGCDTFYYNTLIPNNVWYGFNYCGRSAAAAALASPSTMNKWLPHALQLLFCFRCWKSLLG, from the exons ATGAGCAAATCAGTGCGGGCTGTTCTCTTCCTTGCACCGATCTTATTCATCGTCGCCATCTCCGAAGCTCAATCGATCATTCTTCAGCCTCAATCTCTGTCATCCGACTTATCCGTCAATATCAACGACACTCTG AGTTCTTCGAGCTGTTCTTACACGGTGACTATCAAGACGAGCTGCTCTTCTCCTCAGTACACGAGAGATCACATCAGTCTCTCCTTCGGCGACGCTTATGGCTATCAG GTGTACGCGCCGGGGCTGGATGATCCGGCGTCGGGGACGTTTGAGCGGTGTTCGGTGGACACGTACGAGATAAGCGGCTCGTGCTTGTACCAGGTGTGTTATCTGTATCTGTACAGGAGCGGATACGACGGCTGGCGGCCGGAGTCGGTGCAGGTGTGCAGCTATAACACCGGCTGCGACACCTTCTACTACAACACTTTGATTCCGAACAACGTCTGGTATGGCTTCAACTACTGCGGCCgatccgccgccgccgccgctttGGCTTCACCGTCCACGATGAACAAGTGGCTTCCGCACGCCCTCCAGCTcctgttttgcttccgctgctGGAAATCTCTCTTGGGTTAG